A single window of Halobacillus naozhouensis DNA harbors:
- a CDS encoding tyrosine-type recombinase/integrase: MPLSEALAKELKMYKSYVDNHFKEVPEAVFVNTQGERLTKNGVQLFIKRLKKDLGIHSTFSPHAMRNVFIKRLLMNKANLREIQLLARHSKIEVTSILVIFNMS, from the coding sequence GTGCCACTCTCAGAGGCTCTTGCAAAAGAATTAAAAATGTACAAGAGCTATGTAGATAACCATTTTAAAGAAGTGCCAGAAGCGGTTTTTGTGAATACTCAAGGTGAACGATTGACTAAGAATGGTGTGCAACTATTTATTAAGCGGTTGAAAAAGGATTTGGGTATTCACAGTACGTTTTCACCCCATGCTATGAGGAACGTGTTCATTAAAAGGTTATTAATGAATAAGGCTAATTTGAGGGAAATACAGTTGCTAGCTAGACATTCGAAGATTGAGGTAACTAGTATATTGGTTATTTTCAACATGAGTTAA
- a CDS encoding YgzB family protein, with protein MELKYTSKINKIRSFAFWLIFAGFGVMYIGLLFKETAWAMALFMILGMLFIGLSTVVYFWIGMLSTRTIQIVCPSCEKPTKMLGRVDACMHCKQPLTLDKTLEGKEFDEKYNSKRYKKQNAEHQS; from the coding sequence ATGGAGTTAAAGTACACCAGTAAAATTAATAAAATACGTTCCTTTGCTTTCTGGCTGATTTTTGCCGGTTTTGGTGTTATGTATATTGGTCTATTATTTAAAGAAACAGCTTGGGCTATGGCGCTCTTTATGATCCTCGGAATGCTGTTTATTGGTTTAAGTACAGTAGTATATTTTTGGATCGGAATGCTTTCGACAAGGACGATTCAAATTGTTTGTCCGTCCTGTGAGAAGCCAACGAAAATGCTCGGGCGTGTAGATGCCTGTATGCACTGTAAACAGCCCCTTACTTTGGACAAGACACTTGAGGGGAAAGAATTCGACGAGAAGTATAATTCGAAGCGTTATAAAAAACAAAATGCCGAGCATCAATCATAA
- a CDS encoding HNH endonuclease, with protein sequence MAGIVHEKLIHKYYNEKTFKTLILQRDNRKCYLCGKYGDTIDHIIPKSKGGISSFQNCCCACEDCNRSKGNLSLERYLYYIRNFREASYH encoded by the coding sequence ATGGCAGGAATTGTTCACGAAAAGTTAATTCATAAATATTACAACGAAAAAACTTTTAAAACTCTAATTTTACAAAGAGACAATAGAAAGTGCTATTTATGCGGAAAATACGGAGATACTATCGACCACATTATCCCTAAATCAAAGGGGGGTATATCAAGTTTTCAAAATTGCTGTTGTGCTTGTGAGGATTGTAACAGGAGCAAAGGTAATCTTTCTCTGGAGAGGTACTTATATTATATTAGAAACTTTAGGGAAGCTAGTTATCACTAA
- a CDS encoding nucleotidyltransferase-like protein, producing the protein MEDLLRPIYQERASQANTLGILLLEKKKPNSPVTDNFDVILFIIVKDTKELWYVKHYEFDDQSAAMHIVDETLLQKWIDTSSYRRAVEWVINGMIVFERNDYVTDLKERLRTFPTHKRDLKKAIEFAKLIRSYSESKDLFESGQFLDAFSRMVHSLHYLARLAVIEKGFHPEVTVWNQVRRIEPEVYKLYQELIESKEDIDKRVQLMILAVEHAVSVRSRTSAKHLLMLMESKEGPWSFGELKIHPEIQEYALDLSSMVEYLVDKGLIEVAPQETKGANIYHRMYQAVPIS; encoded by the coding sequence ATGGAAGATCTACTGCGCCCAATTTACCAAGAGAGGGCGAGCCAAGCGAATACATTGGGAATTCTTCTGTTAGAAAAGAAGAAACCAAACAGTCCGGTAACCGATAATTTTGACGTTATTCTATTTATTATTGTTAAAGACACAAAAGAACTCTGGTACGTGAAACATTATGAGTTCGACGACCAGTCCGCTGCTATGCATATTGTAGATGAAACCCTCTTGCAAAAATGGATTGATACAAGTTCTTATCGGAGAGCTGTCGAGTGGGTGATCAATGGAATGATAGTTTTTGAGAGAAACGACTATGTTACAGACCTCAAGGAACGGTTAAGAACTTTTCCTACCCATAAGAGGGATTTAAAGAAAGCTATCGAGTTTGCGAAATTAATTAGAAGCTATAGTGAATCCAAAGATTTATTCGAATCAGGCCAATTTCTAGATGCGTTTAGCCGGATGGTTCACTCGCTGCATTATTTAGCACGGTTAGCGGTGATTGAAAAAGGATTCCATCCAGAAGTTACCGTATGGAATCAAGTGAGGAGAATTGAGCCGGAAGTGTATAAGCTTTATCAGGAGCTTATTGAAAGTAAGGAGGATATTGATAAGCGAGTTCAGCTTATGATCCTCGCTGTAGAGCACGCCGTTAGTGTAAGGTCGCGAACTAGTGCCAAGCATTTACTTATGCTCATGGAAAGTAAAGAGGGGCCGTGGTCTTTCGGGGAGCTTAAAATACATCCGGAAATTCAAGAATACGCACTTGATTTGTCTTCAATGGTAGAATACTTGGTGGATAAGGGACTCATAGAGGTTGCCCCCCAAGAAACAAAAGGGGCAAATATATACCATAGAATGTATCAAGCTGTTCCAATAAGTTAA
- a CDS encoding phage integrase SAM-like domain-containing protein, translating to MLIEMSFKELITEKRFQGLTENSVRSYENLAGHFGKWLQSNEVYHTQDLTSQTVKSYLMYCKDNGNKPKTFNSKLKLIRAWVRWMLDEEIIDKGLCKNIKLVREDDSPKIV from the coding sequence ATGTTAATTGAAATGAGCTTTAAAGAGCTAATTACGGAGAAAAGGTTTCAAGGGTTAACTGAGAACAGTGTGAGGTCATATGAGAATTTGGCAGGACATTTTGGTAAGTGGCTACAGTCGAATGAGGTCTATCATACACAAGACCTAACCTCTCAAACTGTTAAGTCCTACTTAATGTATTGTAAGGATAACGGAAACAAGCCAAAGACATTTAACAGTAAGCTTAAGCTTATTAGAGCTTGGGTAAGGTGGATGTTAGATGAAGAGATTATAGATAAAGGCCTATGTAAGAATATCAAGCTGGTTAGAGAAGATGATTCACCTAAGATTGTTTGA
- a CDS encoding GIY-YIG nuclease family protein has product MAEWESITKLNVKIPEDEPEVTRETYKSTQRRSGIYKIFNQDEELMYVGQTTNIRRRLYEHFYGKRKGYFIEKVRYFYVDYNDEFIEQSYLNLYETYLIRDLKPRYNVHQTAPMRYLK; this is encoded by the coding sequence ATGGCTGAGTGGGAATCGATTACAAAGTTGAATGTGAAAATTCCAGAAGATGAACCAGAGGTGACACGTGAAACATATAAAAGTACACAGAGAAGAAGTGGAATATATAAAATATTTAACCAGGATGAGGAGTTAATGTATGTTGGACAAACAACAAATATTAGAAGGAGATTATATGAACACTTTTATGGTAAAAGAAAAGGGTATTTTATTGAGAAGGTCCGTTATTTTTATGTAGACTATAATGACGAATTCATAGAACAATCCTATTTAAATTTGTATGAAACATATTTAATACGAGATTTGAAACCAAGGTATAATGTACATCAGACTGCACCTATGAGGTACCTTAAGTGA
- the istB gene encoding IS21-like element helper ATPase IstB has protein sequence MNIRDMCKSLRLAYVADIYEKIPFENETQYLEALFRKEFELREEAKAERLIKKAKFVNYKNLADFQWGDQIRFPPQLDRTELIDLHFISQKENVVLTGSPGTGKTHLATGLGREACKKGYEVRFYRVSDLVDMLERMWREGKLQQFRNRFKKVDLIILDEMGYIPFSKEGAELLFQLITDWYEQKSIIITSNLEFSQWNRIFVDSRLTAALVDRVIHHAHVLTFAGDSYRVSHALSRQNN, from the coding sequence ATGAACATTAGGGATATGTGTAAAAGCTTACGATTGGCTTATGTAGCTGACATTTACGAAAAAATTCCATTTGAAAATGAAACGCAATACTTAGAAGCACTCTTCCGTAAGGAATTTGAATTAAGAGAAGAAGCAAAAGCTGAACGTCTGATTAAAAAAGCAAAGTTCGTTAATTATAAAAACCTTGCGGATTTTCAATGGGGAGATCAAATAAGGTTTCCTCCTCAGCTAGATCGTACTGAATTGATAGATCTACACTTTATTTCTCAGAAAGAGAATGTAGTTCTAACAGGTTCTCCAGGTACAGGGAAGACTCATTTAGCGACAGGGTTAGGCCGGGAGGCGTGTAAGAAAGGCTATGAGGTCCGATTCTACCGAGTGTCTGATCTAGTTGATATGTTAGAAAGAATGTGGAGAGAAGGAAAGCTCCAACAGTTTAGGAATCGCTTTAAAAAAGTGGATCTAATCATTTTAGATGAGATGGGATACATTCCATTTAGTAAAGAAGGAGCCGAGCTGCTTTTTCAACTCATCACCGATTGGTATGAACAGAAGAGCATCATAATCACTTCAAACCTGGAATTTAGTCAATGGAATCGTATTTTTGTGGACTCGAGACTTACGGCAGCTTTGGTTGACCGGGTTATACATCATGCCCATGTACTTACATTTGCGGGAGATAGTTACAGAGTCAGCCATGCTTTATCAAGGCAAAACAACTGA
- a CDS encoding tyrosine-type recombinase/integrase — protein MAKLNKQNFEKRTKTVNEFYEDFQLGNRVKNLSEMTILYYEQNLSYFFDYLSEVGIELLEDIRKSHIDRYIMWLRDKGLKDTTINTYLRAARALLYFAMREDHLESFSISLIKANAEQKEPYSDEDIKKLIKKPDMKSIGFVEHRNWVMVNYLLETGNRLNTLLNIKIEDIDLENGMVVLTTTKNRKVQYNPISEYLVLILNTYIRSYNLDKDDNLFVNEVKEQLTRNSAQHAIARFNKKRGVKKTSIHAFRHTFAKHYITSGGDAFKLQRLLGHSTLDVTMNYVNLYSSDLKEGFNEHSVLNNFRKSDRLERGKRKL, from the coding sequence ATGGCAAAGTTAAACAAACAAAATTTCGAGAAACGAACAAAGACTGTAAATGAATTTTATGAAGACTTTCAGTTAGGAAATAGAGTGAAAAACCTTTCTGAAATGACAATTCTTTATTACGAGCAAAACCTATCTTATTTCTTTGATTACTTAAGCGAAGTGGGTATTGAGTTATTAGAAGACATTAGAAAGTCTCATATCGACCGTTACATTATGTGGTTAAGAGATAAAGGCTTGAAGGACACGACTATTAATACTTATTTGAGAGCTGCCAGAGCGCTTCTTTATTTTGCAATGAGAGAAGACCACTTAGAGAGCTTTAGTATAAGCCTTATAAAAGCTAATGCAGAGCAAAAAGAGCCATACAGTGATGAAGACATTAAGAAACTGATTAAGAAACCAGATATGAAGTCTATTGGCTTTGTTGAGCATCGAAACTGGGTAATGGTTAATTATTTGTTGGAAACTGGGAATAGATTAAATACATTGCTTAACATAAAGATAGAGGATATTGATTTAGAGAACGGGATGGTAGTCTTAACTACCACTAAGAACAGAAAAGTACAGTATAATCCTATAAGCGAATATCTAGTCCTGATACTTAATACTTATATTAGGAGTTATAACCTTGATAAGGATGATAATTTATTTGTCAATGAAGTGAAGGAGCAACTAACTAGAAACTCTGCTCAGCATGCAATAGCACGTTTTAATAAAAAAAGAGGTGTTAAGAAGACATCGATTCACGCTTTCAGGCACACCTTTGCTAAGCATTATATTACAAGTGGTGGAGATGCTTTTAAACTGCAACGGTTATTAGGGCATTCCACCTTAGATGTCACAATGAATTATGTTAATTTATATTCCAGTGATTTAAAAGAAGGATTCAACGAGCATAGTGTATTAAACAATTTTAGGAAGAGTGATAGGTTGGAGAGAGGTAAAAGAAAGTTATAG
- the istA gene encoding IS21 family transposase, with translation MTKINHIKTLRNHEDVSINEIANRAQVNWRTAKKYADEEQVPKEKQMARKGMMYEEHWGEIVTDWLIEDRKLKLKLRRKNKTIFQQLQGHGFEGSYRTVCYFIAEWKEGKNNSEEIKDKNSERLNHPPAEAQVDFGITEAVKDGKFIDVHCLVMSLPYSNAALTVPLPGENQECFLYGLKKIFERLGGVPRKLRIDNLKAAVIKARDKDGEAIFTDEFLQFANFYRFEIQACNVRKGNEKGHVENKVGYVRYNFVTPSPIIESYEDLTNILNEKLVQDRQRIHYSKEVRIQELLDEEMNHALALPEEDYPIFKEMKVTANKYGEITIDSKKEHIPKGYNFSYLHLVLYWDRYKVVSPYGEILHSDFRPYMNKSRNIPWLSIMRAWASKPRSVPYSRYNPYLPGRIAAYLNIESLTLRKERLHWLINLLINHDMEEINERFYDLLQHQPERISDSTSHPYDVDWSKYDLLQPSAKEDGEQRI, from the coding sequence ATGACTAAAATCAATCATATCAAAACTTTACGAAATCATGAAGACGTTTCTATTAATGAAATCGCTAATCGAGCTCAAGTGAATTGGCGTACCGCCAAGAAATATGCGGATGAAGAGCAAGTCCCAAAAGAAAAACAGATGGCTCGAAAAGGAATGATGTATGAGGAACATTGGGGAGAAATCGTAACGGACTGGCTTATAGAAGATCGAAAACTAAAGCTAAAACTGAGAAGGAAAAATAAGACCATATTTCAACAACTTCAAGGTCATGGGTTTGAAGGGTCCTACCGGACCGTCTGTTATTTCATTGCTGAGTGGAAAGAAGGAAAGAATAATTCAGAGGAAATTAAAGATAAAAATAGTGAAAGGTTAAATCACCCCCCGGCTGAAGCCCAAGTGGACTTTGGAATAACTGAAGCTGTTAAAGACGGTAAATTTATCGATGTTCATTGTTTAGTGATGAGCCTACCTTATAGTAATGCAGCTTTAACTGTTCCTCTCCCGGGGGAAAATCAGGAATGCTTTTTATACGGGTTAAAGAAGATCTTCGAGCGACTGGGTGGAGTACCGCGAAAGCTTAGAATCGATAATTTGAAAGCCGCCGTTATTAAAGCAAGGGATAAGGATGGCGAAGCCATCTTTACAGATGAATTTCTTCAGTTCGCTAATTTCTATAGATTTGAAATCCAAGCGTGTAATGTGCGTAAGGGGAATGAGAAAGGGCACGTTGAAAATAAAGTAGGATATGTAAGATATAACTTCGTTACTCCTTCTCCAATCATAGAAAGCTATGAGGATCTAACCAATATCTTAAATGAAAAACTAGTACAAGATCGTCAGCGAATTCACTACTCAAAGGAAGTCCGTATTCAAGAATTGCTTGATGAAGAAATGAACCATGCCCTAGCTCTGCCGGAGGAAGATTATCCGATATTTAAAGAAATGAAGGTGACGGCTAACAAGTATGGAGAAATCACTATAGACAGCAAGAAAGAGCATATTCCTAAAGGATATAATTTTAGTTATCTTCATCTAGTACTTTATTGGGACCGTTATAAAGTGGTCTCTCCTTACGGAGAAATTCTGCACTCGGACTTTCGTCCATATATGAACAAAAGTCGAAATATTCCTTGGCTTTCCATTATGAGAGCCTGGGCGTCCAAACCAAGATCAGTTCCTTATTCAAGATATAACCCATATTTGCCAGGGCGCATAGCAGCTTATCTAAATATTGAATCACTTACTTTACGAAAAGAACGATTGCATTGGTTGATCAACCTATTAATCAATCATGATATGGAGGAAATTAATGAAAGGTTTTATGATCTCCTCCAACACCAACCTGAAAGAATCTCTGATTCTACTTCCCATCCTTACGACGTTGATTGGTCCAAATACGACCTATTACAACCAAGCGCGAAAGAGGATGGTGAGCAGCGAATATGA
- a CDS encoding SLATT domain-containing protein, translating into MKKDYKNIDIVGEVNHKIKTLDITRYNRIYMSQRLSKYSEEWKFVFFLLNIEAIIFVTLSLTGVFDGVAFNASSGIFSIYVILAQYYINGLNYNERSLKMHYHQLDIEDLILRLKNLLLKYNSDVEKYELDDMQKDYELIMNQYQTILKNNENHDPVDNQKRLTLNTKSEAQKGEVSEMRNRENCNSSGQSSQTNSKGLESEGDSKGNGSKGNVKSTIDDKILFLNRMVICLIPIVILLFILQGW; encoded by the coding sequence ATGAAGAAGGATTATAAGAATATAGATATAGTTGGGGAAGTAAATCACAAAATCAAAACCTTGGATATAACCAGATATAATCGAATTTATATGAGTCAACGATTAAGCAAATACAGTGAAGAGTGGAAGTTTGTTTTCTTTTTATTAAATATTGAAGCTATAATATTCGTAACACTTAGCTTAACTGGGGTGTTTGATGGAGTAGCATTTAATGCATCTTCTGGAATCTTCTCGATTTATGTAATTCTAGCACAATATTATATTAACGGTCTTAACTACAACGAGCGCTCTTTAAAAATGCACTATCACCAATTAGATATTGAAGATTTAATATTGAGGTTAAAGAATTTATTACTGAAATATAATAGTGATGTCGAAAAGTATGAACTGGATGATATGCAAAAAGATTATGAGCTTATCATGAACCAATATCAAACAATCTTAAAAAACAATGAGAATCATGACCCTGTTGATAATCAAAAAAGATTAACCTTAAATACCAAAAGTGAAGCACAAAAAGGTGAAGTATCTGAAATGCGCAATAGAGAAAACTGCAACAGTTCTGGTCAATCATCTCAAACAAACTCAAAGGGATTAGAAAGTGAGGGAGATTCTAAAGGGAATGGTTCTAAGGGGAATGTAAAATCCACAATTGACGATAAAATACTATTCCTGAATCGAATGGTTATATGTCTAATACCCATTGTGATTCTCCTATTTATTTTGCAAGGATGGTAA
- a CDS encoding reverse transcriptase domain-containing protein, producing the protein MILSDNKLSELVYDYVFEMSMSKQYNPQTIANINVLNEIGKEKFVKKINTSPSDFFESNPVDKVSDFVFKSDSFTPREMYLINPMCYCYYTFLVFKVARDYLKSSGLLDFSREKMDVFYSGILDLDSKEVDIKEKASFNKSYNNFQKSKQEKFGHEAVKVDLKDFFNSIIVSELISKLRNIVQEEKHVNDLKEFFEFCPFNTLPQLHYSIASSILSQFYLNSFDDSLSQILNRENLHLIRFVDDMYIIFLEDSSAREKNILIDELNSLLWDDSLILNTNKTILLSADDFENGHETFVTDYGERTSFSIEKQVDEKTKSIIENGLLVNLIQELNDLEDSEGINLNAYNNLVKKYLSISGEDASKVLTHVANKIVKMDAGDLLEIVHDWRFILFNPRTFTILYIKVYRLLERRKIVTDNGKRIRKMLNYLFNKRIFTFRDSVVSMNYLLQSNLRHSDLLNKIETINEDYVKFIENYLVKKT; encoded by the coding sequence GTGATTTTAAGTGATAATAAACTTTCAGAGCTGGTTTATGATTATGTATTCGAAATGTCTATGAGCAAACAATATAACCCGCAAACTATTGCAAACATAAATGTTCTAAATGAAATCGGAAAAGAAAAATTTGTGAAAAAGATTAACACTTCGCCCTCAGATTTTTTTGAAAGCAATCCTGTTGATAAAGTTTCTGACTTTGTATTTAAGAGTGACTCTTTTACACCGAGGGAAATGTACTTAATCAACCCTATGTGTTATTGCTATTATACATTTTTGGTATTCAAAGTTGCTAGAGATTATTTAAAGTCAAGTGGCTTATTGGATTTTTCTCGAGAAAAAATGGACGTTTTTTATTCAGGAATATTAGACCTTGATAGTAAAGAAGTTGATATCAAAGAAAAAGCATCTTTTAACAAAAGCTATAATAACTTTCAAAAGTCTAAACAGGAAAAGTTTGGTCATGAAGCAGTAAAAGTTGACTTAAAAGACTTTTTTAATTCTATAATAGTCTCAGAATTAATTAGTAAACTCAGAAATATTGTTCAGGAAGAAAAGCATGTTAACGATTTGAAAGAGTTTTTTGAATTCTGTCCCTTTAACACATTACCTCAATTACACTATTCAATAGCTTCTTCGATACTGTCTCAATTTTATTTGAATAGCTTTGATGATAGCTTATCCCAAATTCTCAATAGAGAAAACCTTCACTTAATAAGGTTTGTAGATGATATGTATATTATCTTCTTGGAGGATTCTAGTGCCAGAGAAAAAAACATTCTGATAGATGAACTTAATTCCTTGTTATGGGATGATTCACTCATATTAAACACTAATAAAACGATACTTCTTAGTGCAGATGATTTTGAAAATGGTCATGAAACATTTGTAACTGATTATGGCGAAAGAACATCATTCTCTATAGAGAAGCAAGTAGACGAGAAAACGAAGTCTATTATTGAAAATGGGCTACTGGTGAATTTAATACAAGAGTTAAACGATTTAGAGGACTCAGAAGGTATAAATTTAAATGCGTACAATAACCTTGTGAAGAAATATCTGTCTATCAGTGGAGAAGATGCAAGTAAAGTTCTCACTCATGTAGCAAACAAAATAGTGAAAATGGATGCAGGCGACTTGCTTGAAATTGTACATGATTGGAGATTCATTCTATTCAACCCTAGGACGTTTACAATACTATATATTAAAGTATATAGATTATTGGAGAGAAGAAAGATAGTTACTGATAATGGTAAGAGAATACGCAAAATGCTGAACTATCTGTTTAACAAAAGAATATTTACTTTTCGGGACAGTGTTGTTTCAATGAATTATCTACTTCAGAGCAACTTAAGACATTCAGACTTATTGAATAAGATAGAAACTATCAATGAAGACTATGTTAAATTTATTGAAAATTATCTGGTTAAAAAAACGTAA
- a CDS encoding GmrSD restriction endonuclease domain-containing protein, producing the protein MENDRQISFFESAEDTTVGTSNSISEKISEDIEEEVEATEETNEQTEEGGQEDDGIFIIGRKIDFNRSERRIRDLKNDESDGLLDKQPYFQRNYVWNNNKASQLIESILLNVPIPLIYTAEDKETGTELVIDGQQRLTSTFNFMDGEFQLSGLKIFHELNGKTYSQLDREFQLKISRYPLSVIKVSAESDEEVKFEIFERINSGSANLNDQELRNCVYRGNYNEFIKKMAKNKLLHTMMFSGRSTKRMVDSEMVLRFLSFHLNGVASYNGSLKQFLNSHMKDNRIIFDKERKEDSEKTLEKYKKDFLKSLELTNIVFGDKAFKTASIKNKRLVWSRPNKALFDLITTSFAQYSKHEIVPNSDSIREALINIILNDPKFLPQDGTVSKANVRYRFNIWNGELQAIINSNKSPRSFSYEIKEQLFKRVPTCNYCKQRIQSIDDSVVDHHVAYWKGGETIPENARLMHRFCNQVKSGK; encoded by the coding sequence TTGGAAAATGATAGACAAATAAGCTTTTTCGAATCTGCTGAAGATACAACTGTTGGAACTAGTAATAGCATTTCTGAAAAGATTAGTGAAGACATAGAAGAAGAAGTAGAAGCAACTGAAGAAACAAACGAACAGACCGAGGAAGGGGGGCAAGAAGATGATGGTATATTTATAATCGGTAGGAAAATTGATTTTAATAGGTCTGAAAGACGAATTAGAGATTTAAAAAATGATGAATCAGACGGCCTGCTAGATAAACAACCTTACTTCCAGCGCAACTATGTTTGGAACAACAATAAGGCATCTCAACTGATTGAATCAATATTACTGAACGTCCCCATCCCCCTAATATACACAGCTGAAGATAAAGAAACGGGAACTGAGCTAGTTATTGACGGGCAACAACGGCTAACATCAACGTTCAACTTCATGGATGGAGAATTCCAACTTAGTGGCTTGAAAATATTTCATGAGTTAAATGGGAAAACCTATTCTCAACTTGATAGAGAATTCCAACTAAAAATTTCTAGATACCCTCTCTCAGTGATTAAAGTATCTGCTGAGTCTGACGAAGAAGTAAAGTTTGAAATTTTTGAGAGAATAAATAGTGGCTCAGCAAATCTTAATGACCAAGAACTAAGAAATTGTGTATATAGAGGAAACTATAACGAATTCATTAAGAAGATGGCTAAAAATAAGCTTCTGCATACAATGATGTTCAGCGGAAGGTCTACAAAAAGAATGGTCGATTCAGAAATGGTACTTAGATTCCTCTCATTTCACCTTAATGGAGTTGCTAGCTATAATGGTAGCCTCAAACAATTCCTAAATTCACATATGAAAGATAACAGAATCATATTTGACAAGGAACGAAAAGAAGATAGTGAGAAAACATTAGAGAAATACAAAAAGGACTTTTTAAAATCCTTAGAGCTAACAAATATCGTCTTTGGTGATAAAGCATTTAAGACTGCATCAATTAAGAACAAACGATTAGTATGGAGCAGACCTAACAAAGCTTTATTTGACTTGATAACTACCAGTTTCGCACAGTATTCAAAACATGAGATTGTACCAAACAGCGATTCTATAAGAGAAGCTTTAATTAACATTATCCTCAATGACCCTAAGTTCTTGCCACAAGACGGTACAGTATCTAAGGCTAATGTTCGGTATAGGTTCAACATATGGAACGGAGAACTTCAAGCAATAATTAATAGTAATAAGAGCCCAAGAAGTTTCAGTTATGAAATTAAGGAACAATTGTTTAAAAGGGTTCCAACTTGTAATTATTGCAAACAAAGGATTCAATCAATAGATGATAGTGTAGTAGACCACCATGTAGCTTACTGGAAAGGTGGAGAAACAATACCAGAAAACGCTCGCCTGATGCACAGGTTTTGCAATCAAGTCAAAAGCGGTAAATAA
- the perR gene encoding peroxide-responsive transcriptional repressor PerR, whose amino-acid sequence MTVSEQRLQEAIDTLKSSGVRITPQRHAVLEYLLNAMTHPTADDIYKALESKFPNMSVATVYNNLRVFREIGLVRELTYGDSSSRFDCNTSDHYHIICETCGKIVDFHYPKLNEVEALAEQVTGFTVSHHRMEVYGTCSQCKAKTAH is encoded by the coding sequence ATGACGGTGTCTGAACAACGACTGCAAGAAGCAATTGATACACTAAAAAGTTCTGGAGTTCGAATTACACCACAACGTCATGCGGTGCTTGAATACCTGCTGAATGCAATGACTCACCCGACAGCTGATGATATTTATAAAGCATTGGAGAGTAAGTTCCCAAATATGAGCGTCGCAACAGTGTATAACAACTTGCGCGTCTTCAGGGAAATTGGACTTGTAAGAGAACTTACTTATGGCGATTCATCAAGCCGCTTTGATTGTAACACTTCTGATCACTACCATATTATTTGTGAAACCTGTGGAAAGATCGTTGATTTTCACTATCCTAAGTTAAATGAAGTGGAAGCATTAGCTGAACAGGTGACTGGATTTACTGTAAGTCATCATCGCATGGAAGTTTACGGGACATGTTCACAATGTAAAGCGAAAACTGCTCACTAG